A portion of the Cydia strobilella chromosome 5, ilCydStro3.1, whole genome shotgun sequence genome contains these proteins:
- the LOC134741831 gene encoding kinesin-related protein 12-like: protein MLMSTLASLLRDHGDNAVHEMSEVEMFKFGGWKASLNLSGIGRRREVYDNGPDLSTGGAYRSHREEFFEHNSITEPPKKLTPSMVKLPPSKETIKTSKSASDLKDPYNLPPQLRKSTPDVSTDPRGEPSDNRGSTALHKDAKKNAKDDKKDTEKKKAEKRRLAEEKKKAQEQAKQDKLRIQREKKIAEQQAKNVKARKKESKKALPQASVTKSLVPEEPQKNPLGRVATNTLESSISRSSGPPPYTEEAIPQEKQINENDSTGNTSFNKPIENSSWDLISEHRSQINRNPVASGSKQKQMVLDLQLSLDKAQANDRNNSEV, encoded by the exons atgttgatgtcaactttagccagtcttctccgagaccacggggacaacgccgtccacgaaatgtcggag GTCGAAATGTTCAAATTCGGAGGATGGAAAGCATCGCTAAACCTCAGTGGCATTGGTCGCCGTCGAGAGGTGTACGACAATGGACCAGACTTGTCCACAGGAGGGGCCTACCGGTCGCATCGAGAAGAATTCTTTG AACACAACAGTATAACAGAACCACCGAAAAAACTAACGCCATCTATGGTGAAACTTCCTCCGAGTaaagaaacaataaaaacatcaaaaagTGCCAGCGACTTAAAAGACCCTTATAATCTACCTCCACAACTTAGAAAGAGTACACCAGATGTCTCCACCGATCCTAGAGGCGAACCATCAGATAACAGAGGATCCACAGCTTTACATAAGGACGCTAAAAAGAACGCAAAAGATGATAAAAAAGAtacagaaaaaaagaaagcagaAAAGCGGCGGCTAGCAGAAGAAAAGAAGAAAGCTCAGGAACAAGCAAAGCAGGATAAATTAAGAATACAACGAGAAAAAAAGATAGCTGAGCAGCAAGCGAAAAACGTTAAAGCAAGAAAAAAGGAAAGTAAAAAAGCATTGCCGCAAGCGAGCGTTACAAAGTCCTTAGTACCTGAGGAACCGCAGAAAAATCCTCTAGGACGGGTAGCAACTAATACTCTAGAAAGTTCTATCAGTCGTAGCAGTGGACCTCCGCCTTACACAGAAGAAGCTATTCCACAAGAGaaacaaataaatgaaaatgattcCACTGGGAACACTAGCTTCAACAAACCAATAGAAAATAGTAGTTGGGACTTGATATCGGAACATCGGAGTCAGATTAACAGGAACCCTGTCGCCAGTGGATCCAAACAGAAGCAAATGGTGCTGGATCTGCAGCTAAGTCTTGATAAAGCGCAAGCAAATGATAGAAATAATAGTGAGGTTTAA